One window of Vitis riparia cultivar Riparia Gloire de Montpellier isolate 1030 chromosome 5, EGFV_Vit.rip_1.0, whole genome shotgun sequence genomic DNA carries:
- the LOC117914597 gene encoding selenium-binding protein 1-like has product MEIGCCKKGPGYATPLEAMSGPRESLLYVTCIYTGTGKGKPDYLATVDVDPSSPSYSKVIHRLPVPYLGDELHHSGWNSCSSCHGDSSQERRFLVLPSLVSGRIYAIDTQKNPRGPSLHKVVEPEDILKKTGLAYPHTAHCLASGDIMVSCLGDGDGKAEGSGFLLLDSEFNVKGRWEKPGHSPSFGYDFWYQPRHKTMISSSWGAPAAFTKGFNLQHVSDGLYGKHLYVYSWPEGELKQTLDLGDSGLLPLEIRFLHDPSKDTGFVGCALTSNMVRFFKTPDGSWSHEVAISVKPLKVQNWILPDMPSLITDFLISLDDRYIYLANWLHGDVRQYNIEDPKNPVLTGQVWVGGLIQKGSPIVALAEDGTTWQSEVPEVQGKRLRGGPQMIQLSLDGKRLYVTNSLFSTWDHQFYPDLPREGSHMLQIDVDTEKGGLVINPNFFVDFGSEPDGPSLAHEMRYPGGDCTSDIWV; this is encoded by the exons ATGGAGATTGGGTGCTGCAAGAAGGGGCCTGGTTATGCCACTCCACTCGAAGCCATGTCTGGTCCCAGAGAATCTCTTCTTTATGTCACTTGCATCTATACAG GAACAGGAAAAGGGAAGCCTGACTACCTTGCTACAGTGGATGTAGATCCAAGCTCACCTTCTTATTCAAAAGTTATCCACCGGCTTCCTGTACCTTACTTAGGGGATGAACTACACCACTCTGGGTGGAACTCCTGCAGCTCTTGCCATGGTGATTCATCACAAGAACGGCGTTTTCTTGTCCTACCTTCCTTGGT gtcTGGTCGTATATATGCTATCGACACACAAAAAAATCCTAGGGGTCCCAGTTTGCATAAAGTTGTTGAGCCTGAAGACATTCTGAAGAAGACTGGGTTAGCATACCCACACACAGCTCATTGCCTTGCTTCTGGTGATATAATGGTTTCATGCCTTGGAGATGGAGATGGAAAAGCTGAAGGAAGTGGATTTCTTCTACTTGACTCAGAATTCAATGTGAAAGGAAG ATGGGAGAAACCAGGGCATAGTCCGTCTTTTGGCTACGATTTCTGGTACCAACCCCGTCACAAGACAATGATCAGTTCATCATGGGGAGCACCTGCAGCTTTCACTAAAGGTTTCAATCTTCAGCATGTGTCAGATGGTCTATATGGGAAGCATCTATATGTGTATTCCTGGCCCGAGGGTGAACTGAAACAAACATTGGATCTTGGTGATTCAGGACTCTTACCCTTAGAG ATAAGATTCCTGCATGATCCTTCTAAAGATACAGGGTTTGTAGGTTGTGCCTTAACAAGCAACATGGTGCGATTTTTCAAGACCCCAGATGGGTCATGGAGCCACGAG GTTGCAATATCAGTAAAACCACTGAAGGTGCAAAACTGGATTCTTCCTGACATGCCGTCTCTTATAACTGATTTTCTGATCTCTCTCGATGACCGTTATATATACTTGGCAAATTGGCTTCATGGAGATGTGAGACAGTACAATATTGAGGACCCTAAGAATCCTGTATTAACTGGTCAAGTATGGGTTGGGGGACTGATTCAGAAGGGAAGCCCTATAGTGGCATTGGCAGAAGATGGTACAACATGGCAGTCTGAGGTTCCAGAGGTCCAG GGAAAAAGGTTGCGAGGGGGACCTCAAATGATCCAGTTAAGTTTAGATGGGAAGCGGCTTTATGTTACCAACTCACTCTTCAGTACATGGGATCACCAGTTTTATCCTGATCTCCCACGGGAAGGATCTCACATGTTGCAGATTGATGTTGACACTGAGAAAGGTGGTCTGGTCATAAACCCCAATTTTTTTGTGGACTTCGGATCTGAACCCGACGGTCCTTCGCTGGCCCATGAGATGAGATATCCTGGGGGTGACTGCACCTCTGATATATGGGTTTAA
- the LOC117915339 gene encoding uncharacterized protein LOC117915339 isoform X1: protein MLAQGGVAFTSAAGKGKKDGWTRKGVDRTYLEKPIELHSEWEFREQFRIPNDISIRLMNSGPVPTEKESHNVVVFSKEQFNVRLHFPLLSLFRQFLHFTKFPPVFLHLNAIRVLMGSSILDVLFHLDLSLLKVIFIYNVKMSEKGIFILSAHILSLQLVMGLPNSTKDATKGHVIVSGPWAGLLEHPSREFKPCHSLEIPEKNKRIRLVEWVEKAFFDWLNKLFVISASEWHYQTMLTDRNLLAVVQESQSYVLPILPRLTPKVLVPGEHHILKDLPFYEEVRVADTKARQD from the exons ATGTTAGCACAAGGGGGTGTTGCTTTTACCAGTGCAGCTGGTAAGGGCAAGAAAGATGGTTGGACAAGAAAAGGTGTCGACCGTACCTATCTAGAAAAGCCTATCGAACTCCATTCTGAATGGGAGTTTAGGGAGCAATTCCGCATTCCGAATGACATATCCATACGCTTGATGAACAGTGGCCCTGTGCCTACCGAGAAAGAGTCCCATAACGTCGTCGTCTTCAGTAAGGAGCAATTCAATGTCAGGCTCCACTTCCCTCTTCTTTCACTCTTCAGGCAATTTCTTCACTTCACGAAGTTCCCCCCAGTCTTCCTTCATCTGAACGCGATCAGAGTACTAATGGGAAGTAGCATTTTGGATGTGCTATTCCACTTGGACCTTTCCCTGTTAAAggtcatttttatttataatgtcaagatgagtgagaaagggatatTCATCCTGTCCGCTCATATCCTTTCCCTTCAGTTGGTGATGGGGCTTCCGAATTCTACCAAGGACGCTACTAAAGGGCATGTCATTGTTTCGGGCCCCTGGGCTGGCTTACTCGAGCATCCGAGCCGAGAGTTCAAACCCTGTCATTCGTTGGAGATTCCGG aaaagaataagagaatTCGGCTCGTAGAGTGGGTGGAAAAAGCTTTCTTTGACTGGCTTAACAAGTTATTTGTGATTTCTGCCAGCGAGTGGCATTATCAGACCATGCTGACTGATCGGAACTTGTTAGCAGTGGTCCAAGAGTCACAGTCGTACGTTCTCCCCATCCTTCCCCGTCTTACGCCCAAAGTTTTGGTGCCCGGTGAACATCACATATTGAAGGATCTTCCTTTCTACGAGGAGGTACGAGTAGCAGACACAAAGGCACGACAAGACTGA
- the LOC117915339 gene encoding uncharacterized protein LOC117915339 isoform X2, with translation MPPSDVAGSGQALVMSSSAEKDACPVQEMTSISQTLGDDHNDKDGPVNSHTPSWDEIVELLKQVPYFTKLEPPSTDMNDFFPLTNRFFMKMAGDLSIIVAPRLPRGTPEFVISRIQPMMEYTAVETIEVVVTCVCNLMQK, from the exons ATGCCTCCATCTGATGTCGCTGGATCCGGTCAAGCGTTGGTTATGAGTTCTTCTGCTGAGAAGGACGCATGTCCGGTGCAAGAAATGACCTCCATTAGTCAGACTCTAGGTGATGATCATAATGACAAAGATGGCCCGGTCAACTCTCACACTCCTAGTTGGGATGAGATAGTGGAATTGTTGAAGCAGGTTCCTTACTTCACTAAGCTTGAGCCTCCTTCAACTGATATGAATGACTTCTTTCCACTCACCAATCGGTTCTTCATGAAGATGGCTGGTGACCTCTCCATTATTGTCGCACCTCGTCTTCCACGCGGTACTCCAGAATTCGTCATTTCTCGCATTCAGCCAATGATGGAGTACACCGCTGTTGAGACGATTGAAGTG GTGGTGACATGTGTCTGCAACTTGATGCAGAAATGA